In the Sarcophilus harrisii chromosome 1, mSarHar1.11, whole genome shotgun sequence genome, one interval contains:
- the MAFK gene encoding transcription factor MafK, with translation MTTNPKPNKALKVKKESGENAPVLSDDELVSMSVRELNQHLRGLTKEEVIRLKQRRRTLKNRGYAASCRIKRVTQKEELERQRVELQQEVEKLARENSSMKLELDALRSKYEALQTFARTVARGPIAPTKVATTSVITIVKSAEISSTSVPFSAAS, from the exons ATGACGACTAATCCTAAACCGAACAAGGCATTAAAG GTAAAGAAGGAGTCAGGAGAGAACGCCCCGGTGCTCAGCGATGATGAGCTGGTGTCCATGTCTGTTCGGGAGCTCAACCAGCACCTCCGGGGCCTCACCAAGGAGGAGGTGATTCGCCTGAAGCAGCGCCGGCGCACACTCAAAAACCGAGGTTATGCCGCCAGCTGCCGCATCAAGCGGGTGACCCAGAAGGAGGAGCTGGAGCGGCAGCGGGTGGAGCTGCAGCAGGAGGTGGAGAAGCTGGCCCGAGAGAACAGCAGCATGAAGCTGGAGCTGGATGCCTTGCGCTCCAAATACGAAGCTTTGCAGACGTTCGCCCGCACCGTGGCCCGTGGACCCATTGCTCCCACCAAGGTTGCCACCACCAGCGTCATCACCATCGTCAAATCAGCTGAGATATCATCCACCTCGGTGCCCTTCTCAGCTGCATCCTAG